From Cotesia glomerata isolate CgM1 linkage group LG2, MPM_Cglom_v2.3, whole genome shotgun sequence, a single genomic window includes:
- the LOC123259897 gene encoding hydroxymethylglutaryl-CoA synthase 1: MWPENVGIKAIELYFPAQYVDQVDLEKYDGASAGKYTIGLGQSKMGFCNDREDINSLCLTVTHRLLDRNNIKPSEIGHLEVGTETIIDKSKSVKSVLMQLFEPHGATDIEGVDTTNACYGGTAAVFNAISWVESSSWDGRLALVVAADNAVYATGSARPTGGAGAIAMIIGPNAPLVFDRGLRASYMKHAYDFYKPDLRSEYPVVDGKLSIQCYLSALDNCYKKYCEKVGKSSSTASTSKNVTLKYFDAVIFHSPYCKLVQKSFARLALIDFLRGKNSPENSPETQELEKFKNLKLEDTYFDRDVEKAFMKTSNEDFKDKTEPSLFIANLVGNMYTPSVYSGLVSLLINKPIEQLLGKRIGVFSYGSGLASSMYSLTVGNDKTAEEQLRKICSNLEYIKVQLDARKLITPEEYTEILAMREKNCHTVPYEATASIDPMFPGTYYLVKIDQMHRRSYQRLPLIQ, translated from the coding sequence atgtgGCCAGAAAACGTCGGAATAAAAGCAATAGAACTGTACTTCCCAGCGCAGTATGTAGACCAGGTCGACCTGGAAAAGTACGACGGAGCGTCAGCAGGCAAATACACAATAGGACTAGGCCAATCGAAGATGGGTTTCTGCAACGACCGTGAAGACATAAACTCTCTGTGCTTGACAGTGACTCACCGACTGTTAGACCGTAACAACATAAAGCCGAGCGAGATCGGGCACCTGGAGGTGGGCACTGAGACAATAATCGACAAGAGTAAGTCAGTAAAATCAGTGCTGATGCAGCTGTTCGAGCCCCACGGCGCGACGGACATCGAGGGCGTAGACACCACCAACGCCTGCTACGGAGGAACCGCGGCTGTGTTCAACGCGATTTCCTGGGTGGAAAGCAGCAGCTGGGACGGAAGACTTGCCCTGGTAGTAGCCGCGGACAACGCAGTCTACGCGACTGGCAGTGCCAGGCCAACTGGAGGAGCCGGGGCGATCGCAATGATAATTGGGCCCAACGCGCCGCTGGTGTTTGACCGCGGACTCCGCGCTTCCTACATGAAGCACGCCTACGACTTCTACAAGCCCGACCTGAGATCTGAGTACCCAGTTGTTGACGGGAAATTGTCCATCCAGTGCTACCTCAGCGCTCTTGACAActgttacaaaaaatactgcgAGAAAGTTGGTAAATCTTCTTCAACAGCTTCAACTTCTAAAAATGTCACGCTTAAATATTTCGACGCTGTAATTTTTCACTCGCCTTATTGCAAGCTTGTGCAGAAGTCATTCGCCAGGCTTGCTctcattgattttttaagaGGAAAAAATTCTCCTGAAAATTCACCTGAAACTCAAGAGctagaaaaatttaagaacCTGAAGCTAGAGGACACTTATTTTGATAGAGACGTCGAGAAAGCTTTCATGAAGACCAGCAACGAAGACTTTAAAGATAAGACAGAGCCCAGTTTGTTCATCGCGAACTTGGTCGGGAATATGTACACGCCGTCTGTTTACTCGGGACTCGTCAGCTTGTTGATCAACAAGCCCATTGAACAGCTCCTGGGTAAGAGGATTGGAGTCTTCTCCTACGGATCTGGCCTGGCTTCTAGTATGTACTCGCTGACTGTCGGTAATGATAAGACAGCCGAGGAACAGCTCAGGAAGATCTGCAGTAATTTGGAGTACATTAAAGTCCAGCTGGATGCTAGAAAGTTAATTACTCCTGAGGAGTACACGGAAATACTCGCTATGAGGGAGAAGAATTGCCACACTGTACCCTACGAGGCTACTGCTAGCATAGATCCAATGTTCCCTGGAACTTATTACTTGGTTAAAATTGATCAAATGCACAGAAGAAGCTATCAACGTCTACCACTGATCCaatga
- the LOC123259898 gene encoding ribosome-recycling factor, translating into MSWVLKLRLLKPHSIFSLNNITTDLSVKYYARYIINNKYSTYRNNRSIFCKFNDSIIGASMYVNNVNKRLFFVSRVLDKGKEKGDKKKKVEKAQHIDLLEARQVMDVDKYTSQLDYALEELKNSYIKHLTLRSSVGAIEQVTVHFEGEDYMLQDLTQIVHKPKTVVVNVTSFPQAIPQILDALSKSGLNLNPQQDGTTLFIPIPKVTKEYREGMAKNAKALFVKCRDNIKDVRNREFKNLKKVPSINEDQMRRVQSQLEALCDKYIKQAEGILDTKQKELLKTSD; encoded by the exons ATGAGCTGGGTCTTGAAATTAAGATTACTAAAACCACATagtatttttagtttaaacaACATAACTACAGATTTATCAGTGAAGTATTATGCAAGATAtatcatcaataataaatacagTACTTACAGGAATAACAggagtattttttgtaaatttaatgacTCAATAATCGGAGCaagtatgtatgtaaataatgTAAACAAAAGGTTATTTTTCGTGTCTCGTGTTCTGGACAAGGGCAAAGAAAAAGGTGACAAGAAGAAAAAAGTCGAAAAAGCTCAGCACATTGATTTATTAGAAGCGCGACAGGTGATGGATGTTGACAAGTACACATCGCAGCTGGATTACGCGCTCGAGGAATTAAAGAATAGTTATATCAAGCACTTGACTCTAAGATCTTCTGTTGGAGCTATCGAACAAGTTACTGTTCACTTCGAAGGCGAGGATTACATGCTGCAAGACCTTACGCAGATTGTTCATAAGCCTAAGACAGTTGTTGTCAATGTCACCTCTTTTCCTCAGGCTATTCCTCAGATTCTGGACGCTCTTAGTAAAAGCGGATTGAATTTAAATCCTCAGCAGGATGGCACGACTTTATTTATACCGATTCCAAA AGTTACCAAAGAATATCGAGAGGGTATGGCAAAAAACGCAAAAGCGCTATTCGTAAAATGCCGGGACAATATCAAAGATGTAAGAAACCGAGAATTTAAGAACCTCAAAAAAGTTCCCTCGATTAACGAAGACCAAATGAGAAGGGTTCAAAGTCAACTAGAGGCGCTCTGTGATAAATATATCAAGCAAGCAGAAGGTATTCTTGATACAAAACAAAAAGAACTTTTGAAAACTTCAGATTAA